Proteins from a single region of Parasedimentitalea psychrophila:
- a CDS encoding carbohydrate ABC transporter permease, with product MITRKHIVTEPGGHRARRSLYWQYAVEPFFYLSPAIILIGAVMLMPLVIGISYSFQSIDLLRPFNTGWVGFENYTKLWSDRKFWLALENTFWWTFWSITLQFFLGLGLALLLNTQFYGKKLFQALVFLPWAVPTFLSALTWAWLFNPVIGPIPHWLAALGVLSEPYNILGDPDLALWGPITANVWFGVPFFAITLLAALQSIPGDMYEAAEIDGASAWQTFTKITLPFLAPMIAITVMLRTIWIANFADLIFVMTGGGPASSTQIVSSYIFTTAFRKLDFGYASAIAVALLGILMVYAVLLLVLRKKLVKV from the coding sequence GTGATCACGCGCAAACATATTGTGACCGAGCCCGGTGGACACCGGGCTCGGCGCTCGCTCTACTGGCAGTATGCGGTCGAGCCGTTCTTTTATCTGTCCCCAGCGATCATCCTGATCGGGGCCGTGATGCTGATGCCGCTGGTGATCGGTATTTCGTATTCATTCCAGTCCATCGATCTACTGCGCCCGTTCAACACTGGTTGGGTCGGGTTTGAGAACTACACAAAGCTTTGGTCGGATCGCAAATTCTGGCTGGCACTGGAAAACACGTTTTGGTGGACTTTCTGGTCGATCACGCTTCAGTTTTTTCTGGGGCTCGGGTTGGCTCTGCTTTTGAATACGCAGTTTTACGGCAAAAAGCTGTTTCAGGCGCTGGTGTTCTTGCCCTGGGCGGTGCCCACTTTTCTGTCGGCGCTGACCTGGGCCTGGTTGTTCAACCCGGTGATCGGCCCAATCCCCCATTGGCTGGCGGCATTGGGAGTACTGTCAGAGCCCTACAACATTCTGGGTGACCCCGACCTGGCACTTTGGGGCCCGATTACGGCCAATGTCTGGTTTGGCGTTCCGTTCTTTGCCATCACCTTACTGGCGGCTTTGCAGTCAATCCCAGGGGACATGTATGAGGCCGCTGAAATCGACGGCGCCAGCGCATGGCAGACATTCACCAAAATCACCCTGCCGTTTCTGGCTCCGATGATCGCGATCACTGTGATGCTGCGGACGATCTGGATCGCCAACTTCGCTGATCTGATCTTTGTCATGACTGGCGGCGGCCCGGCAAGTTCAACCCAGATCGTGTCATCCTACATCTTCACAACTGCGTTTAGAAAACTGGATTTTGGCTATGCGTCGGCCATAGCGGTCGCGTTGCTGGGCATCCTGATGGTCTATGCCGTGCTTCTTCTGGTGCTTCGTAAAAAGCTGGTAAAGGTCTAA
- a CDS encoding DUF2092 domain-containing protein: MFWMSKNLLTSVTGKLSGPAAILVLGLIAPAETLADEADARSILKSMSDYVASQDAISFGFDANLEVVTKDGQRLALASSGTVSLNRPENFHTARAGGFADIETFFDGKTLTLLGKTANVYVQVDAPGSVDDLVEMMETKLDRSPPAAHLILSNSYDQLMQGVTNVKDLGSGVIGGVECDFLAFRADEVDWQIWIAHGDKPYPCRYVVTSKKIAGAPQYSIQINNWATGSDVITEEFTFENTTDATQIDVADLRSKMSELPGHFKTGE, translated from the coding sequence ATGTTTTGGATGTCCAAAAACTTACTTACATCTGTCACGGGAAAATTGTCAGGCCCGGCGGCAATATTGGTGCTCGGGTTGATTGCACCTGCCGAGACTTTAGCGGACGAAGCAGATGCTAGGTCCATTTTGAAATCCATGTCGGACTACGTTGCCTCTCAGGACGCGATTTCATTTGGGTTTGACGCAAATCTTGAAGTCGTGACAAAAGACGGCCAGCGCCTTGCCCTAGCCAGTTCAGGAACAGTTTCATTGAATCGCCCTGAGAATTTTCATACGGCTCGTGCAGGCGGCTTTGCGGATATAGAGACGTTTTTCGACGGCAAAACTCTGACGTTACTTGGGAAAACGGCGAACGTATATGTGCAGGTTGATGCCCCCGGTTCGGTCGATGACCTGGTAGAAATGATGGAGACCAAGCTTGACCGATCTCCACCGGCCGCCCACCTGATATTGTCAAACTCTTATGATCAATTGATGCAGGGGGTGACGAATGTGAAAGACTTGGGCAGCGGTGTGATCGGCGGAGTAGAATGCGATTTCCTTGCATTCCGCGCAGATGAAGTTGACTGGCAGATTTGGATCGCTCATGGCGATAAACCATACCCATGCCGCTATGTGGTAACGTCCAAGAAAATTGCCGGTGCGCCGCAATACAGCATCCAGATCAACAATTGGGCAACTGGCAGCGATGTAATAACGGAAGAATTCACTTTTGAGAACACAACAGATGCTACTCAGATCGACGTTGCAGATCTGCGCAGTAAGATGAGCGAACTTCCAGGCCATTTTAAGACGGGAGAATAA
- a CDS encoding FadR/GntR family transcriptional regulator, translating into MSDNHPRTKQTKAAAAEDLLRHLQPLESGRGVLDALVEMIEAANLQVGDRLPPEVELARRLNVGRSTIREALKAWQGMGIVVRNKGAGTTLAAEISTTSIRIPLTLKVEAESLLRTHAVRRPLEIEAVKIATRLATDQQRKVIIARMAELLAVYEANEDWRPADARFHGAIYEASGNPLFQQLISQIHGAFHDIYKTPFGTPHLGQASIPLHRPLAEAIAAGDVDAAAKLSAEICDMVEQEVLKVMKGQKSD; encoded by the coding sequence GTGTCGGACAACCACCCTAGGACTAAACAGACGAAAGCGGCCGCCGCTGAGGATCTGCTGCGGCATCTTCAGCCGCTGGAATCCGGACGCGGTGTGCTGGACGCATTGGTTGAAATGATCGAGGCTGCGAACCTTCAGGTTGGCGACAGGTTGCCGCCCGAGGTTGAACTGGCCCGCCGTCTGAATGTGGGACGTTCCACCATTCGCGAGGCGCTAAAGGCCTGGCAGGGCATGGGTATCGTGGTGCGCAATAAAGGTGCGGGCACGACCCTAGCCGCCGAGATTTCAACAACGTCCATCCGAATTCCATTGACCCTAAAGGTCGAGGCCGAAAGCCTGCTGCGAACCCATGCCGTTCGTCGCCCGCTGGAGATCGAGGCGGTAAAGATTGCCACCCGGCTGGCAACCGATCAGCAACGCAAGGTGATCATCGCGAGAATGGCCGAGCTGTTGGCGGTGTACGAGGCCAACGAAGACTGGCGTCCAGCCGATGCACGGTTTCATGGCGCGATCTATGAGGCGTCCGGAAATCCACTGTTTCAACAGTTGATTTCGCAGATCCACGGCGCGTTTCACGACATCTACAAAACACCGTTTGGCACGCCACATCTGGGTCAGGCCAGCATCCCCCTGCATCGTCCATTGGCCGAGGCGATTGCCGCCGGCGATGTCGATGCCGCTGCTAAATTGTCTGCCGAAATTTGCGACATGGTAGAGCAGGAAGTTCTCAAAGTGATGAAGGGTCAGAAAAGTGACTAG
- a CDS encoding aminotransferase class I/II-fold pyridoxal phosphate-dependent enzyme, translated as MTSEFESQEISTLLAAAFGGAHGSVTPPIVQSSLFTFDSYQAFEDRMAGRSDTAIYTRVQNPTVAAFEALMATAERGEAAVGFASGMAAISSTIFALVKPGDHIACVEHTYPDAYRLFERLLKPFGVEVSYHPIAAFENDPDLLKGVTLAYLESPNSVVFQPMNLPKVAEHARRHGALTVIDNSWATPIFQNPLTLGIDIVVHSASKFISGHSDTVAGVVVSSHELIDQIRDLTLPLLGAKLAPFEAFLLTRGLRTLDARMQQHQATANTFVDRLSNLPCVTRVHSPGANSVPGLRGRSGLMSFELDDSIDIPRLSDALSLFRLGVSWGGFESLILPARVALAQAGEENSMQRFGVSPSLMRISLGLENVDDLWADFESALSKSAA; from the coding sequence GTGACTAGCGAATTTGAAAGCCAGGAAATTTCGACACTATTGGCGGCTGCCTTTGGCGGCGCACATGGCTCTGTCACGCCACCGATCGTGCAAAGCTCGCTGTTCACTTTTGACAGTTATCAGGCGTTTGAGGACCGGATGGCGGGCCGCAGCGACACTGCCATCTACACCCGTGTGCAAAACCCGACCGTTGCCGCATTTGAGGCGCTGATGGCAACAGCCGAACGCGGCGAGGCCGCCGTTGGTTTTGCCTCGGGTATGGCTGCAATTTCTTCGACCATTTTCGCTTTGGTCAAACCCGGCGACCATATTGCCTGTGTCGAGCATACCTATCCTGATGCGTATCGTCTGTTTGAACGGCTGCTGAAACCTTTCGGCGTTGAGGTCTCGTATCATCCGATCGCTGCCTTTGAGAACGATCCCGATCTGCTAAAAGGTGTCACGCTAGCCTATCTGGAAAGCCCCAATTCGGTGGTGTTCCAGCCGATGAACCTGCCCAAGGTGGCAGAGCACGCGCGGCGCCATGGTGCGCTGACTGTGATCGACAATTCCTGGGCCACACCCATTTTTCAGAACCCGCTAACACTGGGGATTGATATCGTCGTTCACTCGGCCTCAAAATTCATATCGGGACATTCGGATACCGTGGCCGGTGTTGTTGTGTCGTCGCATGAACTGATCGACCAGATCCGTGATCTGACCTTGCCCCTGCTGGGTGCAAAATTGGCTCCGTTTGAGGCCTTCCTGCTCACGCGTGGCCTGCGTACGCTGGACGCGCGAATGCAGCAGCATCAGGCCACGGCGAATACCTTTGTTGACCGGTTGTCGAATTTGCCCTGCGTGACGCGGGTGCATTCACCCGGTGCAAATTCGGTACCGGGTCTACGCGGGCGCTCTGGCCTGATGTCATTCGAACTGGACGATAGCATAGACATTCCGCGCCTGTCCGATGCGCTAAGCCTGTTCCGGCTGGGGGTCAGTTGGGGCGGTTTTGAGAGCCTGATACTGCCCGCGCGGGTGGCACTTGCACAGGCTGGCGAAGAAAATTCGATGCAGCGGTTCGGCGTTTCGCCGTCGCTGATGCGGATCAGCCTTGGGCTGGAGAATGTTGACGACCTTTGGGCCGATTTTGAGTCGGCCCTGAGCAAGAGTGCCGCGTAA
- a CDS encoding ABC transporter substrate-binding protein, translated as MRHLFKSIGLAATLMASSAYADTTLKLVEVITSPSRTETLQALVNDYEAANDGVTVEIISLPWGQAFEKLATMVAGGDVPDVVEMPDSWLALYAGSDQLASLEEHIAGWDHGDTLTQKTLDMARQSGDAYMIPYGFYLRAMFYNKKLLAEAGVEGPPATMAEFMEASKMVSALPGKSGYCLRGGPGGTNGWIMMAAVMNGTNEFFTEDGKSRLNEPGSVEGIQFLLDMYQNGYAPRDSVNWGFNEIVAGFYSGTCAFLDQDPDALIAISERMPAEDFAVIPMPTGPSGKAFPTIGFAGWSVFKSTEHENDAWNLVAALSTPDANATWSKHVGVIPIHEGADQDPHFQTEQFKGWFDELNGAQYEPTIMPTYLEQWGYFGSTMVIETAQEALLGQRSAQDLADEWAGFLTKEHAKWKAAQ; from the coding sequence ATGAGACATCTCTTCAAAAGTATAGGGCTTGCCGCGACACTGATGGCGTCATCGGCATATGCGGACACAACACTGAAACTGGTCGAGGTCATCACCAGCCCGTCGCGCACGGAAACGTTGCAGGCACTGGTGAACGACTATGAAGCCGCGAATGACGGCGTCACCGTAGAAATCATTAGCCTGCCTTGGGGGCAGGCATTTGAAAAGCTGGCCACGATGGTGGCGGGGGGCGATGTTCCCGATGTTGTCGAAATGCCCGACTCTTGGCTGGCGCTTTATGCGGGTTCTGACCAGTTGGCCAGTCTTGAGGAGCACATTGCGGGCTGGGACCACGGCGACACCCTGACGCAGAAAACGCTGGATATGGCACGCCAGTCTGGTGATGCCTATATGATCCCTTACGGGTTCTATCTGCGCGCCATGTTCTACAACAAAAAATTGCTCGCTGAAGCCGGCGTCGAGGGCCCTCCCGCGACGATGGCTGAATTCATGGAGGCCTCAAAGATGGTTTCCGCGCTGCCAGGTAAATCGGGATATTGTCTGCGTGGCGGCCCCGGTGGCACCAATGGCTGGATCATGATGGCGGCCGTGATGAATGGCACCAATGAATTTTTCACCGAAGACGGCAAAAGCCGGTTGAATGAACCCGGCTCGGTCGAAGGCATCCAGTTCCTGCTTGATATGTACCAGAACGGCTATGCGCCCAGGGACAGTGTCAACTGGGGCTTCAATGAAATCGTCGCCGGTTTCTATTCGGGCACCTGCGCCTTCCTGGATCAGGACCCGGATGCACTGATCGCAATTTCCGAGCGTATGCCAGCCGAAGATTTTGCAGTTATCCCGATGCCAACGGGCCCGTCGGGCAAGGCATTTCCGACTATTGGATTTGCTGGCTGGTCCGTGTTCAAGTCGACCGAACATGAAAACGACGCCTGGAACCTGGTCGCGGCATTGTCCACTCCGGATGCAAACGCAACATGGTCAAAGCACGTTGGAGTGATCCCGATCCACGAAGGTGCAGATCAAGATCCGCATTTCCAGACCGAGCAGTTCAAGGGCTGGTTCGACGAGCTGAACGGTGCCCAGTATGAGCCAACGATCATGCCGACCTATCTGGAGCAATGGGGCTACTTTGGCAGCACGATGGTGATTGAAACTGCACAAGAGGCCCTGTTGGGTCAGCGCAGTGCACAGGATCTTGCCGATGAATGGGCAGGCTTCCTGACGAAAGAACATGCCAAGTGGAAAGCCGCGCAGTGA
- a CDS encoding carbohydrate ABC transporter permease, with product MVFAQLQRPAMVIGKYAAILFYLTFALFPLYWLLKIAVTPDRLIYSDGTRLWPSEFTLSNFTAVLFQTDFLSYFTNSLVVSLGTAGLTTVFAAGAGYAFSRFNFGGKKIIIAVMLITQMFPLLMIIAPIYKVVASLGLLNSLTSLIIVYTAFNIPFATFLMQSFFDGIPKDLEEAAMMDGCSRFQALRKVILPLTLPGLGATLGFVFTAAWSELLFALMLISKNDTMTFPVGLLTFVSKFSVDWGQMMAAGVLALVPSCLFFIFIQRYLVQGLTSGAVKG from the coding sequence ATGGTATTTGCACAGCTACAGCGCCCCGCGATGGTCATTGGAAAATACGCAGCCATTCTGTTCTACCTGACGTTTGCGCTGTTCCCCTTGTATTGGTTGCTGAAAATCGCAGTGACGCCAGACAGGCTGATCTATTCCGATGGAACCCGCTTGTGGCCCAGCGAATTCACGCTTTCCAATTTCACGGCAGTTCTGTTTCAAACAGACTTTCTGTCGTATTTCACCAATTCGCTGGTTGTGTCCCTGGGCACCGCTGGATTGACAACGGTTTTTGCCGCAGGTGCCGGCTACGCCTTCTCTCGGTTCAACTTTGGCGGCAAAAAGATCATTATTGCAGTGATGCTGATTACTCAGATGTTTCCGCTGCTGATGATCATCGCCCCGATCTACAAGGTTGTCGCAAGTCTGGGCCTGCTCAATTCGCTGACCAGTCTGATTATCGTCTACACTGCCTTCAACATTCCTTTTGCGACCTTCCTGATGCAGTCGTTCTTTGACGGCATCCCCAAGGATCTGGAAGAGGCGGCGATGATGGACGGCTGTTCGCGGTTTCAGGCGCTGCGCAAAGTGATCCTGCCGCTGACATTGCCGGGGCTAGGGGCCACGCTGGGCTTTGTGTTCACCGCCGCATGGTCCGAGCTTTTGTTTGCGCTGATGCTGATCAGCAAGAATGACACCATGACATTCCCAGTCGGGCTTTTGACGTTCGTGTCAAAGTTCTCGGTCGATTGGGGGCAGATGATGGCCGCTGGGGTGCTGGCACTGGTGCCTAGCTGTCTCTTCTTCATCTTCATTCAACGCTATCTTGTGCAGGGCCTGACGTCCGGCGCGGTCAAAGGGTAA
- a CDS encoding transposase domain-containing protein, with translation MACKLNRVNPEAWFAWVLERIQDHPVSRINELKPWEYQAVIETQKA, from the coding sequence ATGGCCTGCAAGCTTAACCGCGTAAACCCAGAGGCCTGGTTTGCTTGGGTGCTGGAACGCATCCAAGACCATCCCGTCAGCCGTATCAACGAGCTGAAGCCATGGGAGTATCAGGCTGTAATCGAGACCCAAAAAGCTTAG